A window of Desulfomonile tiedjei genomic DNA:
CCAGGGAAGACTTGCAGAGGGTCCACGCTCCCATCGGCCTGCCCATCGGAGGAGAAACGCCCGAGGAGATAGGTGTGTCCATAATCGCGGAGATGGTGCAGATTCGTAACCGTAAGGAGCGGCTCCAGACTCTGAATGTGTAATTTTGACAACTTCTCGACAAAGGCCGGAGCGAACCGTGCCTCGGAACATCGAAAATGACGCTTCATCGGCGGACCTTGTGCTCTTGCAAGGGTAAGGCATGCCGCGTCGCTACCCGCGCCCTTTGGCGGGACACTTGGGTCAATTCCGATGAGCCTTCATATGAACGGGCCAAACCAGGAACCGCTTCCATGGGGGGCGGCCATTTAGAATGAGATCTTACAAATGCTCAGTGGGAAAAAGATAACCGTGGTGCTGCCCGCATATAACGCGGCCAAAACCTTGCACCAGACTGTTTCGGAATTGGACCGGCAAGTCGTGGATGACATCCTCCTGGTTGACGATTGCAGCGCGGACGACACGGTTGCTTTGGCCAAAGAGTTGGGCCTCCGCTGCTTCCTCCACGACAAGAATTACGGGTACGGCAGGAACCAAAAGACCTGCTATTCCGAGGCCCTGAAATCGGACGCGGACGTGATCGTCATGCTCCATCCGGATTACCAATACTCACCCAAGCTGGTTTCAGCCATGGCCGCCATGGTCGTCTCGGGGGAGTATGACGTGGTTTTGGGCTCCCGCATCCTCGGGGGAAAGGCCCACAAAAGCGGAATGCCGGTTTATAAATACATATCCAACAGACTGCTGACGCTGGTGGAAAACCTGCTCCTGGGCTCCAAACTCTCCGAATTTCATACCGGTTACCGCGCGTTTTCCCGAAAAGTGCTTGAAGAATTGCCCATCCAGGAAAACTCGGACGATTTTCTGTTCGACAACGAGATGCTTGCCCAGGCCATTTATTTCA
This region includes:
- a CDS encoding glycosyltransferase family 2 protein encodes the protein MLSGKKITVVLPAYNAAKTLHQTVSELDRQVVDDILLVDDCSADDTVALAKELGLRCFLHDKNYGYGRNQKTCYSEALKSDADVIVMLHPDYQYSPKLVSAMAAMVVSGEYDVVLGSRILGGKAHKSGMPVYKYISNRLLTLVENLLLGSKLSEFHTGYRAFSRKVLEELPIQENSDDFLFDNEMLAQAIYFNFSVGEISCPTRYFPEASSINFQRSVVYGLGVLWTSVRFRLQKWGLASFRIFIGQRGSTLRNYYTEVR